A section of the Melopsittacus undulatus isolate bMelUnd1 chromosome 3, bMelUnd1.mat.Z, whole genome shotgun sequence genome encodes:
- the GLO1 gene encoding lactoylglutathione lyase translates to MAAPGELTGLSDEAAYAACSEPDASTKDFLFQQTMLRVKDPKKSLDFYTRILGMTLLQKFDFPTMKFSLYFLGYEDKNDIPKDKTARTAWTFSRKATLELTHNWGTENDENQSYHNGNSDPRGFGHIGIAVPDVNKACKRFEELGVKFVKKPDDGKMKGLAFVQDPDGYWIEILNPNHMVTLT, encoded by the exons ATGGCGGCGCCGGGGGAGCTCACCGGCCTCAGCGATGAGGCGGCCTATGCCGCCTGCTCGGAGCCGGATGCCAGTACGAAG gattTTTTATTCCAGCAAACAATGTTAAGAGTAAAGGATCCTAAGAAGTCACTAGATTTTTATACAAGAATTCTTGGAATGAC ACTGCTTCAAAAATTTGACTTTCCTACTATGAAGTTCTCACTCTATTTCCTGGGATATGAAGATAAAAATGATATTCCAAAAGACAAAACGGCAAGAACAGCTTGGACCTTCTCTAGAAAAGCTACACTTGAATTGACACA CAACTGGGGtactgaaaatgatgaaaatcaGTCTTACCACAATGGAAATTCAGATCCCCGAGGATTTG GACACATTGGAATTGCTGTTCCTGATGTCAATAAAGCTTGTAAGAGATTTGAAGAACTAGGAGTGAAATTTGTGAAGAAACCAGATGATG GCAAAATGAAAGGACTTGCATTTGTTCAGGATCCTGATGGCTACTGGATTGAAATTTTGAATCCCAATCACATGGTGACTCTCACTTAG